One Castanea sativa cultivar Marrone di Chiusa Pesio chromosome 4, ASM4071231v1 DNA window includes the following coding sequences:
- the LOC142630903 gene encoding gamma-secretase subunit APH1-like — protein sequence MTIAAGIGYALLALGPSLSLFVSVISKKPFLILTVLSSTLLWLISLIVLSGLWRGFLPLNSTTWWPYGMLLFTSIAFQEGLRLLFWRVYKRLEDLLDAFADKVSKPRLFMTDKMQISLAGGLGHGVAHAVFFCLSLLTPAFGPATFFVDRCSQIPFFLVSAIIALAFVTIHTFSMVIAFNGYAEGNKVDQLFVPVVHLAAGLVTLVNFASGGCIVSIPLLFFIAILTLIRCGKMVWRRLTEHQSTQGNS from the exons ATGACAATAGCGGCAGGGATCGGGTACGCCTTGCTTGCGCTAGGCCCGTCTCTTTCCCTCTTCGTCTCTGTAATCTCCAAAAAGCCCTTCTTGATCCTCACCGTCCTCTCTAG TACACTGTTATGGCTTATAAGTCTGATTGTGCTGTCGGGACTGTGGAGGGGTTTTCTTCCTCTGAATTCAACGACATGGTGGCCTTATGGTATGCTTCTATTCACATCTATTGCTTTTCAAGAAGGCCTTCGGCTTCTTTTCTGGAGAGTCTACAA GAGGTTGGAAGATCTGTTGGATGCCTTTGCTGACAAAGTCTCAAAGCCACGCCTATTTATGACAGATAAGATGCAAATTTCTCTGG CTGGTGGTTTGGGTCATGGAGTGGCCCATGCTGTGTTTTTCTGTCTCAGCCTCTTAACACCAGCATTTGGTCCTGCTACATTTTTCGTTGACAGGTGCTCTCAGATACCATTTTTTCTTGTCTCTG CAATCATTGCTCTTGCATTTGTTACAATTCACACTTTCTCCATGGTCATTGCATTTAATGGATACGCAGAAGGGAACAAAGTGGACCAACTTTTTGTTCCTGTAGTTCATCTTGCTGCAGGATTGGTG ACACTGGTAAATTTTGCATCTGGAGGTTGTATTGTCAGCATCcctcttctctttttcattGCAATCTTGACCTTGATTCGTTGTGGGAAGATGGTGTGGAGAAGATTGACAGAGCATCAAAGCACACAGGGAAACTCATAG
- the LOC142630901 gene encoding uncharacterized protein LOC142630901, which yields MRAPALLAQCLPGLVPHDRGTHSVSSISERDLHLPSPAVEILPSKTAHPYKYAGENVDLQGLNLFKGRVSVADIIGFNGLDIISSKSDGYLKSWDSSIDLVNVLKHEIRDGQLSFRGKRVLELGSSYGLPGIFACLKGACTVHFQDLNAETIRCTTIPNVLANLEQARDKQSRHPESPLTPSRQTLAPSVHFFAGDWDELPTVLSVVKSEGCEATPGMSLSFSEEDFLDGCSSLDGSITGQESTSRRSRKLSGSRAWERANENDQCEGGYDVILMTDIPYSATSLKKLYALMKKCVRPPYGVVYLATKKNYVGFNSGARHLKNLVDDEGVFGAHLVKEIADRDVWKFFLK from the exons ATGCGTGCACCAGCATTGCTTGCACAGTGTTTGCCTGGGTTGGTGCCCCATGACCGGGGAACTCACAGCGTGTCCTCCATTTCTGAGAGAGATCTGCATCTCCCTTCACCAGCTGTTGAGATTCTTCCATCAAAG ACAGCTCACCCCTACAAGTATGCTGGAGAGAATGTAGATTTGCAAGGGCTCAATTTGTTCAAG GGAAGAGTTAGTGTTGCTGATATCATTGGTTTCAATGGTTTGGACATAATATCTTCAAAATCTGATG GATATTTGAAATCTTGGGACAGCTCTATCGATCTTGTTAATGTCCTCAAGCATGAGATTCGTGATGGACAATTAAGCTTCAGAGGCAAAAGGGTACTTGAG CTTGGTAGCAGTTATGGACTTCCGGGGATTTTTGCATGCTTGAAG GGAGCTTGCACAGTGCATTTTCAAGACCTCAATGCAGAAACTATAAGATGCACAACCATACCAAATGTCCTTGCCAATCTGGAGCAAGCTCGGGACAAGCAGAGTAGACATCCAGAGAGCCCTCTGACACCTTCAAGACAAACTCTGGCCCCATCAGTCCACTTTTTTGCTGGGGACTGGGATGAGCTCCCCACTGTCCTGTCTGTTGTGAAGAGTGAAGGGTGTGAAGCAACACCAGGGATGAGCCTGAGCTTCTCCGAGGAGGATTTCCTTGATGGATGTAGTAGCCTAGATGGAAGCATCACAGGGCAGGAATCCACCTCTAGGCGATCAAGGAAGCTTTCAGGAAGCCGGGCATGGGAAAGGGCTAATGAGAATGATCAGTGCGAGGGTGGTTATGATGTTATTTTGATGACAGACATCCCATACTCGGCCACCTCTTTGAAGAAGCTATATGCACTGATGAAAAAG TGTGTCAGGCCTCCATATGGAGTAGTGTACTTAGCCACAAAGAAGAATTATGTGGGCTTCAACAGCGGAGCACGGCACCTGAAAAATCTGGTAGATGATGAAGGCGTTTTTGGAGCACATTTGGTCAAAGAGATTGCTGATAGAGATGTTTGGAAATTCTTTCTCAAGTGA
- the LOC142630249 gene encoding uncharacterized protein LOC142630249 yields the protein MGTWSSTTKSDHYSNRKRFTGRERSSGITKSVNPLSSKKNTREDELARLRSTGSQHESIRSKLKNMGPICESRKEASAAFLQSSIEEEIDLDMQFGEEKCSDDSTYTWLSSDSTTSSSFFEEYGLSSSFNPSSDEFLGSRLSLLANLGNELTPFNEAARKPMEEASSALENIIPDAEKTFQNDLNEANVVTWLLSSAASDANANESTVRRSENAECQSCENSESCDNPSSPFGTKPDSSSQISDLEKTCYSDSLMNLDGEDSNLISDNNLELDYFQSGFPSPSFKNSWCSEVPSSSSSVSSFTDLGYQKSAYSTSSEHVSEATSEDFNADEPLFWPYKCKFDWSSGESWKWFCASPRKDILTPSNSVIVKFPRKKVAPKEGCRKRLVFSSGSIPSRSMELKQEDNNKDVHRINTVPSRLSKSKKRSAKIVPLEMKDDIIEPKDRKQPVQKFVGEDNNFSKEDFASKDKLSMGKEDFALDEELPIETLLGLNEFDGHEGVDSGFDGDVFSLDELLC from the exons ATGGGTACTTGGTCGTCTACGACAAAAAG TGACCATTACTCCAACAGAAAGAGATTCACTGGAAGAGAAAGGTCTAGTGGTATTACGAAGAGTGTGAACCCTTTGTCCTCAAAGAAGAATACCAGGGAGGATGAGCTTGCTAGACTAAGATCAACTGGCTCTCAACATGAATCAATTAgatcaaaacttaaaaatatggGTCCTATATGTGAGTCCAGAAAGGAGGCTTCTGCTGCTTTTCTCCAATCATCAATAGAAGAAGAGATTGATCTTGATATGCAGTTTGGTGAGGAAAAATGTTCTGATGATAGCACGTATACATGGTTGTCATCAGATAGCACAACCTCTTCATCGTTTTTTGAAGAATACGGACTGTCAAGTTCATTTAATCCTTCTAGTGATGAGTTTTTAGGTTCAAGGTTGTCATTGTTGGCAAATTTAGGTAATGAATTAACTCCCTTTAATGAGGCTGCAAGAAAGCCTATGGAAGAGGCATCTTCAGCTCTTGAGAATATCATTCCAGACGCAGAGAAGACTTTTCAGAACGATTTGAATGAAGCCAATGTAGTTACATGGCTATTGAGCTCAGCGGCAAGTGATGCAAATGCAAATGAGTCCACTGTGAGACGTTCTGAGAATGCTGAGTGTCAGTCCTGTGAGAACTCCGAAAGTTGTGACAACCCTTCAAGTCCTTTTGGCACCAAGCCTGATTCTTCTTCTCAAATTTCTGATTTGGAAAAAACATGTTATTCAGACTCTTTGATGAATCTTGATGGTGAAGATTCGAATTTGATTTCAGATAATAATCTGGAGTTGGATTACTTCCAATCTGGTTTTCCTAGCCCGTCGTTTAAGAACAGTTGGTGTTCTGAAGTTCCATCATCTAGTTCTAGTGTTTCTTCGTTCACTGACTTAGGATATCAAAAATCAGCATACAGTACTTCATCTGAGCATGTTTCAGAAGCTACTTCAGAAGATTTCAATGCTGATGAACCACTTTTCTGGCCATACAAATGCAAATTTGATTGGAGCTCTGGGGAATCTTGGAAATGGTTTTGCGCATCACCTCGAAAGGATATACTAACTCCTTCCAACTCTGTTATTGTAAAATTCCCAAGGAAAAAAGTGGCACCCAAAGAAGGGTGTAGGAAAAGGCTTGTGTTCAGCTCAGGATCAATACCTTCAAGGAGTATGGAGTTGAAGCAAGAAGACAACAACAAAGATGTCCACAGGATCAATACTGTACCCTCAAGGTTGAGCAAGTCGAAAAAAAGATCAGCGAAAATTGTGCCCTTAGAAATGAAAGATGACATTATAGAACCAAAAGATAGGAAACAGCCTGTTCAGAAATTCGTTGGTGAAGATAATAATTTCTCAAAGGAAGATTTTGCATCGAAGGATAAGCTTTCAATGGGAAAAGAAGATTTTGCATTGGATGAAGAACTTCCAATTGAGACATTGTTGGGCCTCAATGAATTTGACGGGCATGAGGGAGTTGATTCTGGATTTGATGGAGATGTTTTCTCACTGGATGAGTTGCTATGTTAA
- the LOC142632437 gene encoding uncharacterized protein LOC142632437 gives MSSICWNCRGLGNPCTVNTLQKIVLEEDPTLVFLIETKFEVSEMTSIKRKLERQQGLVVPCVRRGGGLALLWKNSTRVDVQTYSPRHIDAIVTDEQGNKKWRFTGFYGNPETSKREESWKLLEQLSMSSNLPWVCIGDFNEIMHPGEKEGGNVRPDGQMRQFCEAINRSNMRDMGYIGPDFTWSRRLGSRGWVRERLDRALVSTNWASCFPQVRLFHKATSVSDHCMLILKADRDRRRNRKRPKLFRFESMWLRDDRCSEIVTSAWERGELGGSDCPFSKCMEECRTSLVSWNKRTFGNVGRKISYLQEKLQCLEEEKGNSVDMEVIHETKMELNKMIRAEEDMWHQRSRNCWLKSGDRNTSFFHTKASNRNRRNMISKIMDSNGARQDDEEKIGGVFVEYFKDLFTSAQPSVSEEMLDALHTKVTDRMNSMLIQDFQAHEVSKALKQMHPMKAPGPDGMPPLFYQQFWPTVNNIVIQTVLSFLNHGIAPPKFHETHIVLIPKTKDPSCVTDYRPISLCNVVYKLASKAVANRLKVVLQDIIGENQSAFDAERLITDNVLVAHELMTHISRKKKGKIGEMALKLDMSKAYDRVEWECLQQIMRKLGFHERWIRLVMSCVSSVTYAVRVNGTPYGQISPTRGLRQGDPLSPYLFLICAEGLSALLHKAVLGKKLKGVAASARGPSVSHLFFADDSLIFGRATMLECNEIQRVLKVYESSSGQQLNRRKTALFFSPNTETSTKELIKALFGAQVIRPHESYLGLPSLVGKSKRNTFAQLKQRVANKVSGWKEKLLSSAGKEVLIKAVAQAVPSYTMSCFKLPNNLCDELTGMVRQFWWGQVKDEKKLAWMSWEKMCLPKERGGMGFRDLKTFNLALLAKQGWRLQTNSSSLFSRVYKAKYFPRCDFVDAGLGSQPSYAWRSIHAAQAIVRRGMRWQVGNGEHIRIWRDKWLPTPKTYKVVTPEKETTPVTMVCDLIDNESKEWKVDVVRQNFFSQDAEAILSIPLSVNGARDKIVWAENKNGKFSVRSAYKVAWDDGLKGEMAGCSRPSEIRKAWRGLWGMNVPNKVKHFAWKACGNILATKENLWRRKITVNGLCEYCGTHTETVGHLFWSCKHAKDIWSSSKLFMPFEVMPSWDIMDVICQVQQWNNFMPGLMERTVMICWGIWKNRNEIIHGGKGRPGRAVVRSALMMMEEYQNANESLEVGQKSTNTTVRWSPPQQEKYKVNVDGAVFTKRKQTGIGVVIRDNAGEVVAALSKRLAVPLGALEAEAKALEAGVRFAAEVGVRDVIFEGDSLMVYNAVHSLSTASSTIQNLVTGILQQVQGFRTFAFSHVKRQGNAPAHILAQYACKVEDFVTWIEECPGPIESACAQDACVLNIS, from the coding sequence ATGAGTTCGATATGCTGGAACTgtcgggggcttgggaacccctGCACAGTTAATACTCTCCAGAAGATAGTTTTGGAGGAAGATCCCACTTTGGTCTTTCTCATAGAGACCAAGTTTGAAGTATCGGAGATGACAAGTATCAAAAGGAAGTTGGAGCGACAGCAAGGTTTGGTGGTGCCGTGTGTACGCCGTGGTGGCGGTTTGGCACTTCTATGGAAAAACTCTACAAGAGTGGATGTTCAGACATACTCACCCCGCCATATTGACGCCATTGTGACTGATGAACAAGGAAACAAAAAGTGGCGGTTCACTGGGTTCTATGGTAACCCAGAGACAAGCAAAAGAGAGGAGTCGTGGAAATTGTTGGAACAACTAAGTATGTCAAGTAATCTTCCTTGGGTGTGTATaggggattttaatgagataatGCACCCCGGTGAAAAAGAAGGAGGCAATGTACGTCCGGATGGGCAGATGCGACAATTCTGTGAAGCGATAAATAGAAGTAATATGAGGGATATGGGATACATAGGACCAGACTTTACGTGGAGTAGGCGATTGGGTTCGCGAGGTTGGGTCCGTGAAAGGCTTGACAGGGCACTAGTGTCTACAAACTGGGCTTCGTGTTTCCCACAGGTACGACTCTTTCACAAGGCAACTTCTGTATCGGATCACTGTATGCTCATACTCAAGGCAGATAGAGATCGACGACGCAATCGTAAGCGACCAAAACTCTTCAGGTTTGAGTCGATGTGGCTGCGGGACGATAGATGTAGCGAAATAGTAACATCTGCATGGGAGAGAGGTGAACTTGGTGGGTCGGATTGTCCTTTTTCAAAATGCATGGAGGAATGTCGTACGTCCCTAGTGTCATGGAACAAAAGAACCTTCGGCAATGTGGGAAGGAAGATATCCTATTTACAGGAAAAGCTTCAATGTTTGGAGGAGGAAAAAGGTAACAGTGTTGACATGGAGGTAATCCACGAGACAAAAATGGAGTTGAATAAGATGATAAGGGCAGAGGAGGATATGTGGCACCAGAGATCGAGGAATTGCTGGCTGAAATCAGGGGACCGTAATACATCTTTTTTTCACACAAAAGCATCTAATCGAAATAGAAGAAATATGATTTCAAAAATCATGGACTCTAACGGTGCTAGGCAAGATGATGAGGAAAAGATAGGCGGAGTTTTTGTGGAATATTTTAAGGACCTCTTTACCTCTGCGCAACCATCGGTGAGTGAAGAAATGCTTGATGCTCTACACACCAAGGTGACTGATAGAATGAATTCCATGCTTATCCAAGACTTTCAAGCCCATGAAGTGTCAAAAGCATTAAAACAGATGCATCCAATGAAGGCGCCAGGTCCCGACGGCATGCCCCCTTTATTTTATCAGCAGTTTTGGCCTACTGTGAACAATATTGTTATACAAACTGTTCTTAGCTTTCTTAACCATGGTATAGCTCCTCCTAAGTTCCATGAAACGCACATTGTGCTCATACCCAAGACCAAGGATCCTTCGTGTGTAACTGACTATAGACCGATAAGTTTGTGTAATGTAGTTTATAAACTGGCGTCCAAGGCAGTGGCCAATCGGTTAAAGGTGGTACTACAAGACATTATAGGTGAAAACCAGAGTGCCTTTGATGCGGAGAGGCTTATCACGGACAATGTGTTGGTGGCTCATGAACTAATGACTCATATTAGCCGGAAGAAGAAGGGGAAGATTGGCGAGATGGCGCTGAAGTTAGACATGAGCAAAGCATATGACCGGGTGGAGTGGGAATGTTTGCaacaaataatgaggaagcttggtTTCCATGAGAGGTGGATTCGGTTGGTCATGAGTTGCGTGTCCTCGGTAACATACGCCGTGCGCGTCAATGGAACTCCCTATGGACAAATCTCACCTACGCGTGGGTTAAGACAAGGAGACCCATTGTCACCCTATTTGTTTTTAATCTGTGCCGAAGGTCTGTCTGCACTACTGCATAAAGCCGTCCTAGGAAAAAAGTTGAAAGGTGTTGCAGCGTCGGCAAGGGGTCCCAGTGTATCACACTTATTTTTCGCCGACGATAGCCTCATATTTGGAAGAGCCACTATGTTGGAGTGCAACGAGATACAGAGGGTGTTAAAAGTCTATGAATCATCATCTGGACAACAACTGAACCGGAGGAAGACAGCTCTATTTTTCAGCCCCAACACGGAAACGAGTACGAAGGAGTTAATCAAAGCCTTGTTTGGTGCACAGGTTATTCGACCACATGAATCCTATCTGGGGCTTCCGTCTTTGGTGGGAAAGTCGAAAAGGAATACCTTTGCTCAGTTGAAACAACGGGTAGCTAACAAGGTATCTGGTTGGAAAGAAAAACTACTCTCTAGTGCTGGGAAGGAGGTATTGATAAAGGCTGTGGCCCAAGCAGTGCCATCATACACCATGAGCTGCTTCAAGCTTCCAAATAACTTGTGTGATGAACTGACAGGGATGGTGAGAcaattttggtggggacagGTGAAAGACGAGAAGAAGCTAGCTTGGATGAGCTGGGAAAAAATGTGTTTACCTAAAGAGAGAGGTGGGATGGGATTTAGAGACCTGAAGACGTTCAATCTTGCGCTTTTAGCAAAGCAAGGGTGGCGGCTGCAGACAAACTCATCCTCACTTTTTTCCCGAGTGTATAAAGCTAAGTATTTCCCCAGGTGTGACTTTGTGGATGCAGGTTTGGGTAGCCAACCTTCTTATGCATGGAGAAGTATCCATGCAGCTCAAGCAATAGTTAGGAGGGGCATGAGGTGGCAGGTGGGTAATGGAGAACATATTAGAATATGGAGGGATAAATGGCTTCCAACACCAAAAACATACAAAGTGGTAACACCAGAGAAAGAAACCACACCGGTAACCATGGTTTGTGATCTTATAGATAACGAGAGCAAGGAATGGAAAGTAGATGTGGTGCGTCAGAATTTTTTCTCGCAGGATGCGGAGGCAATATTGAGCATACCTTTGAGTGTTAATGGTGCCCGTGACAAAATAGTGTGGGCTGAAAATAAAAATGGGAAATTTTCTGTGAGGAGCGCGTACAAGGTGGCTTGGGATGATGGTTTGAAAGGAGAAATGGCGGGTTGCTCACGTCCATCTGAGATAAGAAAAGCATGGAGAGGTTTATGGGGAATGAACGTGCCAAATAAGGTAAAACATTTTGCATGGAAGGCATGTGGGAATATTCTAGCCACTAAGGAGAATTTATGGAGGAGAAAAATCACGGTTAATGGGCTGTGTGAATATTGTGGGACCCATACTGAGACTGTCGGCCACCTTTTCTGGTCTTGTAAGCATGCAAAAGATATATGGTCCTCAAGTAAACTGTTCATGCCATTCGAGGTGATGCCATCATGGGACATCATGGATGTCATCTGTCAGGTGCAACAATGGAACAACTTTATGCCCGGTTTGATGGAGCGGACGGTGATGATTTGCTGGGGAATATGGAAGAATAGGAATGAGATCATCCATGGAGGGAAAGGTAGGCCTGGGAGAGCAGTGGTACGGAGTGCATTAATGATGATGGAGGAGTATCAAAATGCAAATGAAAGTCTTGAGGTCGGCCAGAAGAGTACAAACACGACAGTGAGGTGGAGCCCACCGCAGCAGGAGAAATATAAAGTGAACGTTGATGGGGCTGTCTTCACAAAGAGAAAGCAAACAGGAATAGGGGTGGTCATCAGAGATAACGCAGGGGAGGTGGTCGCTGCACTGAGCAAGAGGCTTGCGGTCCCGCTTGGAGCACTGGAGGCCGAAGCAAAGGCGCTGGAGGCAGGGGTCCGATTTGCTGCAGAAGTTGGCGTAAGGGATGTTATCTTCGAAGGAGACTCGCTCATGGTCTACAATGCAGTCCACAGTTTGAGCACAGCGTCGTCGACCATTCAAAACTTAGTTACAGGTATTCTACAACAAGTCCAAGGCTTTAGGACTTTTGCTTTCTCACATGTTAAAAGGCAGGGGAATGCCCCAGCCCACATATTGGCCCAATATGCTTGTAAGGTTGAGGACTTTGTCACTTGGATTGAGGAATGTCCTGGTCCGATTGAATCTGCATGTGCCCAGGATGCTTGTGTTTTGAATATTTCATGA